A part of Marinobacter psychrophilus genomic DNA contains:
- a CDS encoding mechanosensitive ion channel family protein translates to MEDLFSANGRATELVDQAITLVMAYAPKVVLAIITLIVGMWLINRFVRLLDSKLGKKDPTLNTFLCGLLSAVLKILLLISVASMVGIATTSFIAIIGGAGLAIGLALQGSLGNFAGGVLILIFKPFKVGDVIEAQGYLGSVVEISILYTIVNTFDNRRIIIPNGDLSNSSLTNLSAYPTRRCDMSFGIGYGDDIDKAKATIKRLIEEDERALKDPEPMVVVGGLGDSSVNLTARAWTKSADLWPFYWDMQERVKKAFDAEGISIPFPQRDVHMYKAD, encoded by the coding sequence ATGGAAGATTTATTCAGCGCCAACGGCCGCGCCACAGAGTTGGTCGACCAAGCCATCACACTGGTCATGGCATACGCACCCAAAGTGGTACTGGCCATTATCACCCTCATTGTGGGTATGTGGCTGATTAACCGGTTTGTTCGCTTACTGGATAGCAAACTTGGCAAAAAAGACCCAACGCTGAATACCTTCCTGTGCGGCCTGCTATCAGCAGTTCTGAAAATCCTGCTACTGATTTCCGTTGCCTCCATGGTGGGCATTGCCACTACCTCCTTCATCGCTATTATTGGTGGTGCCGGCCTGGCTATCGGCCTGGCACTGCAAGGCAGCCTGGGCAATTTCGCCGGCGGCGTGCTGATTCTAATCTTCAAGCCATTCAAAGTGGGCGATGTCATCGAAGCCCAAGGTTACCTGGGCTCGGTGGTGGAAATCTCTATTTTGTACACCATCGTTAATACCTTTGATAACCGCCGGATTATTATTCCCAACGGCGACCTGTCCAACTCCAGCCTGACCAACCTCAGCGCCTACCCTACCCGCCGCTGCGACATGAGCTTTGGCATTGGCTACGGTGACGACATCGACAAGGCCAAAGCCACCATCAAGCGCCTGATTGAAGAAGACGAACGCGCTCTGAAAGACCCGGAACCAATGGTTGTGGTAGGCGGTCTGGGCGACAGTTCTGTTAACTTGACCGCCCGCGCCTGGACCAAATCCGCAGACCTGTGGCCGTTCTACTGGGACATGCAGGAACGCGTGAAGAAGGCGTTTGACGCCGAAGGCATCAGTATTCCCTTCCCCCAGCGCGATGTGCACATGTACAAGGCCGACTAA
- a CDS encoding aminoacyl-tRNA deacylase, whose amino-acid sequence MPANALQQYLDSTGVEYLCMPHPPAFSARQLARHVGIAGDRVVKTVIIELDGKIAMLVMPATWRVRWHRLSQILDTDFVELADEQTFQNLFPQCEVGAMPPFGELYGMNVYCAEALTQQPELAFAAGSHSKSIHMKTIDFLALARPTILNQGFNKPGVAKPAWLVKRKQPAASGSAQAL is encoded by the coding sequence GTGCCCGCAAATGCATTACAACAATACCTCGACAGCACAGGCGTAGAATACTTGTGCATGCCTCACCCGCCCGCATTCAGCGCCCGCCAATTGGCGAGGCACGTTGGCATTGCCGGAGACCGGGTGGTTAAAACCGTGATCATCGAGCTGGATGGCAAAATAGCCATGCTGGTGATGCCCGCCACCTGGCGCGTGCGTTGGCACCGGCTGTCGCAGATTCTGGACACCGATTTTGTTGAACTGGCCGATGAACAGACGTTCCAAAACCTGTTCCCTCAGTGCGAAGTCGGCGCCATGCCCCCCTTTGGCGAGCTTTACGGCATGAACGTGTATTGCGCCGAAGCGCTGACCCAACAGCCCGAACTGGCGTTCGCCGCCGGCAGCCACAGCAAATCCATCCACATGAAAACAATCGACTTCCTGGCTCTTGCCCGGCCGACGATTCTGAACCAGGGCTTTAACAAACCCGGTGTTGCCAAACCGGCGTGGCTGGTAAAACGAAAACAACCGGCCGCCTCTGGGTCTGCCCAGGCACTGTAA
- a CDS encoding FAD-dependent monooxygenase translates to MTQAFDIAVVGAGMVGAALATGLGRNGFRVALIDFADAPEFVPGSTPDIRVSALSAGSERYLQNLKAWDTVLAMRATPYRRLAVWDQSSHPLTRLLPKPLARVEFNANKLGASHLGHIVENSVTQAALWQAAITQPNITLMPGVAVTNLIQNNNHAQLDLDNATAITATLVVGADGAQSRMRDLAGIGVTRSQYDQQAMVMSVRYRGAVEDITWQGFLPSGPRAFLPLHTAGEEFPGESWGSLVWYDAPARLAQLKAMPTEQLMAEIQQGFPQQLPELTHIDTRASFPIARQHAKHYYQNRVVLAGDAAHTINPLAGQGVNLGFQDAQCLQQLLIVARNNSTDLADPALLSQYENQRRPANRRMMLAMDAFYHLFSNRVPPLHLLRNLGLGAAQALPFARNRVARYAMGLD, encoded by the coding sequence ATGACTCAAGCATTTGATATTGCAGTTGTCGGCGCCGGCATGGTGGGTGCAGCCCTTGCGACAGGCCTGGGCCGCAACGGTTTTCGCGTGGCGCTGATTGACTTTGCTGACGCTCCCGAATTTGTGCCAGGCAGCACGCCGGATATTCGCGTGTCCGCGCTCAGCGCCGGCAGTGAACGCTACCTGCAAAACCTAAAGGCCTGGGACACCGTTCTGGCCATGCGCGCCACGCCCTATCGCCGCCTGGCGGTGTGGGACCAGTCCTCTCACCCGCTTACCCGGCTGCTGCCAAAGCCCCTGGCACGGGTGGAATTCAACGCCAACAAATTGGGCGCCAGCCACCTTGGCCACATCGTAGAAAACAGCGTTACCCAGGCGGCTCTCTGGCAGGCCGCGATTACCCAGCCGAACATCACTTTAATGCCGGGCGTTGCGGTTACAAACCTCATCCAGAACAACAATCACGCTCAGTTGGACCTGGATAACGCTACCGCCATTACGGCAACCCTGGTGGTAGGCGCCGACGGTGCCCAATCCCGAATGCGCGATCTGGCCGGCATTGGCGTCACCCGCAGCCAATACGACCAACAGGCAATGGTGATGTCTGTGCGCTACCGCGGCGCGGTAGAAGACATCACCTGGCAGGGATTTTTACCCTCTGGCCCGCGGGCTTTTTTGCCGTTGCACACAGCCGGCGAAGAATTTCCCGGCGAAAGCTGGGGCTCGCTGGTGTGGTACGACGCCCCCGCCCGGCTTGCACAGCTCAAAGCTATGCCCACCGAACAACTGATGGCCGAAATTCAGCAGGGATTTCCCCAACAGCTGCCTGAGCTAACGCATATAGACACCCGCGCCAGCTTCCCCATTGCCCGCCAACACGCCAAACATTATTACCAGAACCGTGTGGTGTTGGCTGGCGATGCAGCCCACACCATCAATCCGTTGGCCGGCCAAGGCGTGAACCTGGGTTTTCAGGACGCCCAATGCCTGCAACAACTATTGATTGTCGCCCGCAACAACAGCACCGACCTGGCCGACCCCGCCTTACTGAGCCAATACGAAAACCAGCGCCGACCGGCTAACCGCCGCATGATGCTGGCTATGGATGCCTTTTATCATCTATTCAGCAACCGCGTTCCGCCCCTGCACCTGCTGCGCAATCTGGGCCTGGGCGCCGCGCAGGCACTGCCCTTCGCCCGCAACCGCGTAGCCCGTTACGCCATGGGTCTGGATTGA
- a CDS encoding histidine triad nucleotide-binding protein, which translates to MSETLFTKIINREIPADIVYEDDTTLAFRDINPQAPVHLLIIPKRHIATINDITENDRELVGNLYYVAAKLAKEMGFADDGYRTVMNCGENSGQTVFHIHLHLLAGKPLGWPPYSDKMKQA; encoded by the coding sequence ATGTCAGAAACCCTGTTCACCAAGATCATCAACCGGGAAATTCCCGCCGACATCGTGTACGAAGACGACACCACCCTGGCGTTTCGCGACATTAACCCGCAAGCCCCCGTGCACCTGCTGATTATTCCGAAAAGGCACATTGCTACCATTAACGACATCACCGAAAACGATAGGGAGCTGGTGGGCAATCTGTATTACGTGGCCGCCAAGCTGGCGAAAGAAATGGGCTTCGCCGACGACGGCTACCGCACAGTCATGAACTGCGGCGAAAACTCCGGCCAAACCGTGTTTCACATCCACTTGCATCTGCTGGCTGGTAAACCTCTGGGATGGCCGCCTTACTCCGACAAAATGAAGCAGGCATAG